The nucleotide sequence AGAGCAGGGCTTTGGGGTGCCCTGGGCGGCGAGCACATCGGCCATGGCCAGAGCACAGGGCTTGACTGCAGAGAAGAGCCCCGCTGGTCACATTCAGGATGAAGGGCCCCAGTGTGGTATCCATATAGTCCTTAATGGCCTGGCATGATTCCTGGATGGGAGGGGGAGAGTCGGGGACATCATAGTCATGCACAGACCCATAGGCATGCAGGTACTCACCTACTAGCCAGGACTTcaagagaaggaggggagggcCAGGGTCTCCCCATTCAGCTTGATGCCCCCCACCCCTTTCAAATCTGAGCTCACCTTAGTCTTGGTGTTTTCCCAGCTCACCCAGAGCACCACTCCTGCTGCCCCCTGGGCTGCACTCTCCCCCAGGCTGTGCTCCAGCTCGTCCTGGGAAAAAGATGGCATAGCTCTGTGTGGATCTCTGTCACTTGCTCCCTGTGCAGAAGGCTGTGACACCACTTGATAGGACAAATAATTTGTAAGCCCTACCCAAGGCTGCTTTTAGCCCTGGTGGCCAGAGGCAAGCCTGTCCCACTCTAGCCTGTAAGTGTCATGCAGACAAGGACTAAATCTTTCCAATACATGCTGAATTGCCTGAGTTTAGCACTGAATTTAGCACAAAATCAATGCTTAATGAACATGAGAATGAGTGGACATAAATGTGCCAAGCTGTGTGGCATCAGTGGTTGGATCTAATACCTGCCAAGGCAGGCTACCAAGGTGTGCAGGGTCACAGAAGACTCACCAGGGGCAGAAGATGGTTTGTCATGTCATAGAAGATCTGGACATAGGGCAGCACAGGCAGATTGGGGTCCCTGGCAGCAGCAGCTACACGGAACGCCTCACCCACACGGTGCTCCACAAACATCTGTGCCTTCCCTGTGCCCACCAGTTCTGCAGGCAGGTAGATACTGGGATAAAGGGCACGGCTCTGGTTCCACAGCCACCCCAGCTGGTCATTCTGGGCACGGATGTCTTGTGAGCACTGGCCTGTGTAGTTGGGACTTTGAAAGTCATAGTTGTAGCAATTGGGAAAGCCATAGAAACCCCAGAGGCCACGAGGACGTAGTGCCTGTCCCAGCTGGAGGGTACCTGCCATCCAGGCCTGTGCAGCCTCTTGGAACTGGTTCTGGGCTACTGCCTCCACCCAAATTTCTGGCCAGTCAGGGTGTTGTGCCCGTACTAGTGCCCGTGAGCGCTGTCGGTAAATGTCCTTGGTGTCCCAGTTGAAGGCCCAGCGTGGACGCCATGCTTCCCAGTCAATGACTGCCAGCCCTGAGAAGTCAGGTGCAGGCATGGCATCCTGGATGTCCTGGAATGTGTGAGCCAGATGGGTATCCAGGCTGGCATTCTGGGGCAGGCCACCAAATATGGGCTCCCCACTGGTTGTATAGTAGGGGTAGGTGCCCAGCTGCCAGCTGTAGAAAATAGTCATGTTAGGACCACGGAAGGTCTGCCCTTGGTTGGTTACCACATCAAAGACACTGACATCCACATCCACACCGTGCCTCTCTAGGCACCACTTGGTGTTTGCGTTCCAGACGGTGATGAAGGGTCGGTCGGTTAACATGGAGCCTTGGACCATGTCAATTAAGGTCAGGAAGAGAGTACAGATGCGAAGCAGATGGACTGTCGTGGTGTGGGGTGAGTCTGGGGAAACCTGGCCAGGGGAGGCAGAGCTGAGAGCAGGCCTCAAATTTTCTAACCCCAGTTCATGTCAGGTGGGCTGAGCCCCTTGATCATAAACCCATCCCTGCTCTAATTTTAGTTAAACATTGACTCAGAGGCTTCAGGGAGGTCAGAGGGCAGAAGAGAGTCAGGGAGGGGAGTACTGCCTTTGAAGGACACATCAGAGTCACCTCTGTAGCCAGGCCTCTGCCATTTGCCTCCCATAAGCTTTGCCCTGGCCTAAGCTTCCCCAAAGGGCCAGTGAGATTATAATATCTGTTCTGGGAAGAGGGGTTGAGGGCCCAGCTCTGATTTGTTGGATGAGAGAGGCCCTTTCTTGTCTCTCCCTCCACAGATCCTGGCAGCCACTAGAGAAAGGATGCACAGTGACCAAGAATCGTCCTGCCCTCTGGGACACCCGCCAGCTTCCCCGCTTGTCCCTGCTGACCTTAGGGCTGAAGGGCTTCATCCTCCAAACTTCCTGACTCTGGGGTGGGAGTCTAGGCAGGGCCTGACCAAATTCTGTCCCAGCTGTGCCAGAAGCTCCGGGAGGAAGAAGCTGCTACTGGAAATTCTGAGCTTTTGTAGGTGGTCACACCACCCAGTCCAGGGGTGGGACCTTggtgggggtgggactggggcagGGCCAGTAGTGGCCCCTCCCACTCTGACAGCCTGGGGCTAAGCTTTGTGGCTGTACTAGGGCTGGAGGGAGTGGGTAGTGGCAGATGTAGCTTGGGCAGGCCTTCTGAGGTCCTGGACTCTGGGTCCCTGAGGATTATATGCTCAGAAAGTATAGttgtagcagggaagaggatcaaaagaaaacagacaggcctgagttctgataaagtagcaagGGGGAAGGGGTGGCATAGCAGAGAGGTAAAACCTAAagattcaaaggtgaagaaggtcacatagagCTAGGGctagaagggcacttagcactagggtgaagtagcttATAgagttgcatgtaaccatatatgggttaaaccttgttttttaattttatttcctcagtaacctgcttgcaagggtgcataaggtgagacccctttgttctcggggctcagcctttggacaggagtctgctgggtctgtgctggcacaataaaatgttacttcctgctaaactgcctcagtgtcccgtatgTCAGCTAGAAACTCCCTGCAACATACTTTCTCCACACTGCTGCATGATGACATTGGCAGGCTCTAGGCGCCAAGGGTGGACTCCTTCCTCcgtaaaactatatatatatattttttgaagtgTTAGGGATGGAGGCCAaaacctcaggcttgctaagcaagcactctatcactgagctacatcctcagccccttaaaacaatattttaaaatatattttatagggTAGGATGTGGCTCAGCAATAGAGCACTTACCCTTACTAGCAtacacaaagtcctgggtttgatgacagcacagcaaaacaaaaccaaaatgtatTTTACAACTGTGTTggtataaagatgaaaataatccAGACTGGACTCACTATTATATATTCATTATCAATACatttatgcttttctttcaattaaaaaaattaaatcgaGGCAGAAGAATTgtcagtttgaggccaccctgtgctgcataatgagatcctgtctcaaaaaacccaaaaaataaaaaaaatagaaaattaaaattaaaattattgtgGGTTCCTAGAAGTATTGTGGCCCTAAGCTCTGCCTATGTTTACTGTGTATGTTTACTATGCATAGTGAGTAAGTCATCCCTGCCTCTAGGTCCTAGTTCTGAAAGGCATTGTGTTCATGAACTTGGGGCTGTCATCACCCTTTGTGTATGTTCTGGGTCAGTCATTGTATCTTTGTGAAGCTCCAGATGGTGACTACCTGGGGTGCTGCACTAATTCCAGAAACTTGTGTATGTGAGTATGGGGCACAGTGCCTGGGACAGGATGTGTATGTGAGACCTTGCTGTCCTGTGATCATGAATCCCCATGTTTGTATGAGCACAGGGATGAGCGAGGTCTATCAGTGAGCACATATTTGCTCATATATTTATGGTTTCACTTGTGTGCTGATTCAGAAGGTGATTATAGATCTGCTAGGTGCTCAGGCCCAGGTTTACCTGCCTGGGATGTGTGTGGAGGGATCAAGCTCTGTCCAGGGTGAAAGTGTTGCCTGGGCCTGCAGCTGTGAGCCTAAGCCACTAAACCCCTAGCCTGGTGGCCACAGGTGCAATGACACTCACAGTAGGGCTACCATCTGGGCTTGATCCTTCAGGCTGACTGGGTTGGAGAAGCTGGAAGAGCTGAGAGAAAGAAGGGCTGAAGGTGCAGGGGGACTGTGCCAAAATATATACACAAGATCAAGCCACAGAAGTGGTAGCTGTTGATCCTGTTCAGTAAGAGGGTCTCAGTGATGACTGTGTAGGCCCAGAGAGCCTGACACAACTCTTAAGGTCTGAGAGGACAAGAAAAGATCAAGGCAGTCCCAGTCTCTCTCCTTGGAGCTCCCCATTACCTCTTGGTGCCTCCAGAAATGAAGTGCTGCAGTTGGCACAATCCAGGCAAGCAGCAGGCCAGCATTGCCTTAGTCCAAGTAAGAAGCTGTACCAGATCTAATGGTGGAATAGGAGGAAGAAGCTGAGGGTGCCTGAAGCTGATTCCTACCCCAGGTTCTACCCACAGGCCTGTTCCTGCTGGACTGATCCAGTTGGATTGGTAcaaggggtgtgtatgtgtgcaagCATGTCTGAGGTCCATCCAGCTTGATAGTCCAGCCCTGCTTGCTCTTTCTGGCTGTGCATACCTCAGGCCTTTAATCTACCTCactgccctccctcctccccactatCACCCAGGACTGTTTGGCTGTCCTTGGATTACATTTTGCCCAGGTCCTTCTGGGGAAACGAAGTGAGGTGGACATGGGTTTATATGAGGGGTAACAGATGGATGGGTACAGGTCACAACTGTGTACAGGTGTGAGGAAGACACAAATGTGTGGGGAAGGTAAGTGTGGGATGTCATACGTGTGGGGCTCAACTCTGATCATAGGGGCTGACAAGTATGTGGGGTCGTAGCTAGCAGGGAAATACCACAGCTATGTAGGTCTGATGTGTATAGGTAAGAGTGGGTGGCTAACAGTTGTGGGGTCCTGTTTGTGAGAGGGAGGTCACAGGTAGGGGAAGTCACAGGTGTGAGGGAGACAGGTCACATTTCCTCCCTTGCCCTCTCTCTGCTGAGCTCCATCTCATGGTCTTATTGATGAACACCTGAATCTTTTTTCCAGCCTGGCCTCTCCCCACCACAGCCATGAGCATTTGGGACCTCTCTTCTGTGTTCACCTCCTCCTTCACTGTGTGAATTTTTATCACCCTCCTGGTGCAGACACCCATTCTATTCTCTGTCATCATTAGCCAGAGGGATGAGGGAGGAATCTCTTTGACAATCTGAGTTGACAACAATTTGGCCAGGCTTGTTCCTCCAACTTTACTAGTCACAACATCTCTCTCATCCACATACAGCCCTAACCACACCACCTCCCTAGTCCACTTGCTTTTGTTGATACTCACTGCCTGGCATCTCCTGTGGTCTTGGCATCTAGTGCACACCTCCCTCTACTCTGCCATCTTCACCAGCACAGGGCTTTTTGTTGGTGTGGCTCACAGATGCATCCCTAGCACACAGCTCAGCCCAGATGTGTGCTTCGTGTGCTTACTGATCAGGTGACAGTTATTGCCATCAGGGGAAGTCAGCTCTAGGCTGCCTCTTACCTCAGTCTGGAGTTGATCCAAAGCTACAACCCAGCCCTGAACTTCTCATTACAGCTGTGTTCCAACTTCCTTCAGCCTGTGTCCGTGCGTTGGTCCCTAGCATTGAACTGTCCATCCCCTTTCAAATTTCAATGTGGCTGGCAATGTAGTTCAGAAATAGAATGCTTGCCAAGCATGggcaaggccttaagttcaacccacagtaccacaaaaaaccaaaaaacccccctCCCCAAATACCAATGTGGAAAGCAATCATGAAAGATACTTCAACCCCTGCTgagttggtggtactggggtttgaactcaagggctcacacttgctaggaaggcactcttaccacttgagcaactctaccaACTCCATtttgcagtgttttttttttttttttaaactatttgcccgggttggcttcaaaccgcaattctcctgatctttgccaccCTAactgctagaattataggcatgtgccactagcacccagctacttacttagttctttttctttttttggtactgaggactgaacccagggccttgtgcaaactaaacacacattctaccactgaaaaGCACCATAGTCCTTCGGTTGTTTCTTGAGTCTGTCTCTCCAGAGCCATCACTGACACTGAGAGGGGTACCCCAGGGGTCTGATGGCTAATGGGAGGAATGGTGGTAACTCCCATCAGAGGGAGGGGTAGTGAAGCAGCTCAGAGTTGCTCTGATTATGCTGGCTGCTTCTTCTCTCCTCTGGGAGTCAAGACTAGTAATGTTGTCTCATGGCCAGGAcagagctttgtgtgtgtgtgcatgtggtgctggagatagaacccagggcctcacaaatgctaggcaaatattctacttctgagctatacccccagccctagaGCTGACCTTTGAGGATGTCCCTATTCTCAGCTCAGGATGCTCCCCTCAAGCCCTGTTATTCACCTCAATAGAGTGACA is from Castor canadensis chromosome 17, mCasCan1.hap1v2, whole genome shotgun sequence and encodes:
- the Hyal1 gene encoding hyaluronidase-1 isoform X6; this encodes MKPFSPKDIQDAMPAPDFSGLAVIDWEAWRPRWAFNWDTKDIYRQRSRALVRAQHPDWPEIWVEAVAQNQFQEAAQAWMAGTLQLGQALRPRGLWGFYGFPNCYNYDFQSPNYTGQCSQDIRAQNDQLGWLWNQSRALYPSIYLPAELVGTGKAQMFVEHRVGEAFRVAAAARDPNLPVLPYVQIFYDMTNHLLPLDELEHSLGESAAQGAAGVVLWVSWENTKTKESCQAIKDYMDTTLGPFILNVTSGALLCSQALCSGHGRCARRPGHPKALLFLSPARFSIQLTPGGKPLTLKGAVSLEDLAQMAVKFKCRCYHGWRGTWCEQQGM
- the Hyal1 gene encoding hyaluronidase-1 isoform X5 yields the protein MKPFSPKVSPDSPHTTTVHLLRICTLFLTLIDMVQGSMLTDRPFITVWNANTKWCLERHGVDVDVSVFDVVTNQGQTFRGPNMTIFYSWQLGTYPYYTTSGEPIFGGLPQNASLDTHLAHTFQDIQDAMPAPDFSGLAVIDWEAWRPRWAFNWDTKDIYRQRSRALVRAQHPDWPEIWVEAVAQNQFQEAAQAWMAELVGTGKAQMFVEHRVGEAFRVAAAARDPNLPVLPYVQIFYDMTNHLLPLDELEHSLGESAAQGAAGVVLWVSWENTKTKESCQAIKDYMDTTLGPFILNVTSGALLCSQALCSGHGRCARRPGHPKALLFLSPARFSIQLTPGGKPLTLKGAVSLEDLAQMAVKFKCRCYHGWRGTWCEQQGM
- the Hyal1 gene encoding hyaluronidase-1 isoform X7; this encodes MPAPDFSGLAVIDWEAWRPRWAFNWDTKDIYRQRSRALVRAQHPDWPEIWVEAVAQNQFQEAAQAWMAGTLQLGQALRPRGLWGFYGFPNCYNYDFQSPNYTGQCSQDIRAQNDQLGWLWNQSRALYPSIYLPAELVGTGKAQMFVEHRVGEAFRVAAAARDPNLPVLPYVQIFYDMTNHLLPLDELEHSLGESAAQGAAGVVLWVSWENTKTKESCQAIKDYMDTTLGPFILNVTSGALLCSQALCSGHGRCARRPGHPKALLFLSPARFSIQLTPGGKPLTLKGAVSLEDLAQMAVKFKCRCYHGWRGTWCEQQGM
- the Hyal1 gene encoding hyaluronidase-1 isoform X3; the encoded protein is MVQGSMLTDRPFITVWNANTKWCLERHGVDVDVSVFDVVTNQGQTFRGPNMTIFYSWQLGTYPYYTTSGEPIFGGLPQNASLDTHLAHTFQDIQDAMPAPDFSGLAVIDWEAWRPRWAFNWDTKDIYRQRSRALVRAQHPDWPEIWVEAVAQNQFQEAAQAWMAGTLQLGQALRPRGLWGFYGFPNCYNYDFQSPNYTGQCSQDIRAQNDQLGWLWNQSRALYPSIYLPAELVGTGKAQMFVEHRVGEAFRVAAAARDPNLPVLPYVQIFYDMTNHLLPLDELEHSLGESAAQGAAGVVLWVSWENTKTKESCQAIKDYMDTTLGPFILNVTSGALLCSQALCSGHGRCARRPGHPKALLFLSPARFSIQLTPGGKPLTLKGAVSLEDLAQMAVKFKCRCYHGWRGTWCEQQGM
- the Hyal1 gene encoding hyaluronidase-1 isoform X2 gives rise to the protein MDLRHACTHTHPLYQSNWISPAGTGLWVEPGVGISFRHPQLLPPIPPLDLVQLLTWTKAMLACCLPGLCQLQHFISGGTKSWQLGTYPYYTTSGEPIFGGLPQNASLDTHLAHTFQDIQDAMPAPDFSGLAVIDWEAWRPRWAFNWDTKDIYRQRSRALVRAQHPDWPEIWVEAVAQNQFQEAAQAWMAGTLQLGQALRPRGLWGFYGFPNCYNYDFQSPNYTGQCSQDIRAQNDQLGWLWNQSRALYPSIYLPAELVGTGKAQMFVEHRVGEAFRVAAAARDPNLPVLPYVQIFYDMTNHLLPLDELEHSLGESAAQGAAGVVLWVSWENTKTKESCQAIKDYMDTTLGPFILNVTSGALLCSQALCSGHGRCARRPGHPKALLFLSPARFSIQLTPGGKPLTLKGAVSLEDLAQMAVKFKCRCYHGWRGTWCEQQGM
- the Hyal1 gene encoding hyaluronidase-1 isoform X4, whose product is MKPFSPKVSPDSPHTTTVHLLRICTLFLTLIDMVQGSMLTDRPFITVWNANTKWCLERHGVDVDVSVFDVVTNQGQTFRGPNMTIFYSWQLGTYPYYTTSGEPIFGGLPQNASLDTHLAHTFQDIQDAMPAPDFSGLAVIDWEAWRPRWAFNWDTKDIYRQRSRALVRAQHPDWPEIWVEAVAQNQFQEAAQAWMAGQCSQDIRAQNDQLGWLWNQSRALYPSIYLPAELVGTGKAQMFVEHRVGEAFRVAAAARDPNLPVLPYVQIFYDMTNHLLPLDELEHSLGESAAQGAAGVVLWVSWENTKTKESCQAIKDYMDTTLGPFILNVTSGALLCSQALCSGHGRCARRPGHPKALLFLSPARFSIQLTPGGKPLTLKGAVSLEDLAQMAVKFKCRCYHGWRGTWCEQQGM
- the Hyal1 gene encoding hyaluronidase-1 isoform X1, producing the protein MKPFSPKVSPDSPHTTTVHLLRICTLFLTLIDMVQGSMLTDRPFITVWNANTKWCLERHGVDVDVSVFDVVTNQGQTFRGPNMTIFYSWQLGTYPYYTTSGEPIFGGLPQNASLDTHLAHTFQDIQDAMPAPDFSGLAVIDWEAWRPRWAFNWDTKDIYRQRSRALVRAQHPDWPEIWVEAVAQNQFQEAAQAWMAGTLQLGQALRPRGLWGFYGFPNCYNYDFQSPNYTGQCSQDIRAQNDQLGWLWNQSRALYPSIYLPAELVGTGKAQMFVEHRVGEAFRVAAAARDPNLPVLPYVQIFYDMTNHLLPLDELEHSLGESAAQGAAGVVLWVSWENTKTKESCQAIKDYMDTTLGPFILNVTSGALLCSQALCSGHGRCARRPGHPKALLFLSPARFSIQLTPGGKPLTLKGAVSLEDLAQMAVKFKCRCYHGWRGTWCEQQGM